A stretch of Episyrphus balteatus chromosome 2, idEpiBalt1.1, whole genome shotgun sequence DNA encodes these proteins:
- the LOC129912448 gene encoding negative elongation factor E — MVYIHFPSQLTEEEHMLQAKYQKLKKKKKALHALKAPKQEPEKPPSLKRPTDARDAREVARKLIKSGAIPAIQKQQTKQDQTSFKRPKGQERKRVIPEASVSAYQPFSSTQNDVAQENISEIIKEEPRMQDLYQKFATERDREERGLNEKGLEPATGDKPRAGHTIFVSGQKVTEEFLKKNFNEFGTIVNVSMEIEKGRGFVTFSKPESADRAIAEMHSKSIGGINLQVQLARRQPQIEPINDASSSAVWSTIAASKSQKGSHKDRREMVIYNEDLFQ; from the exons ATGGTTTACATTCATTTTCCATCTCAGTTAACTGAAGAGGAGCATATGCTCCAAGCTAAatatcaaaaacttaaaaagaaa AAAAAAGCCTTACATGCTCTTAAAGCTCCCAAACAAGAACCTGAAAAGCCACCATCTCTCAAACGTCCAACTGACGCTCGAGATGCTCGTGAAGTTGCTAGAAAACTTATCAAAAGTGGAGCTATTCCAgcaatacaaaaacaacaaacaaaacaagatCAAACTTCTTTCAAACGACCTAAAGGTCAAGAAAGGAAACGTGTTATTCCAGAGGCGAGTGTTTCTGCCTATCAACCATTCTCATCGACTCAAAATGATGTCGCTCAAGAGAATATAAGTGAAATAATCAAAGAGGAACCGCGAATGCAAgatttgtatcaaaaatttgCAACCGAAAGAGATCGCGAAGAACGTGGACTCAACGAGAAGGGCTTGGAACCGGCAACTGGCGACAAGCCACGTGCCGGACATACGATTTTTGTTTCCGGGCAGAAAGTTACTGAGGAGTTCTTGAAGAAGAACTTTAATGAATTTGGAACAATTGTTAATGTTTCAATGGAAATTGAAAAAGG ACGTGGATTTGTTACATTTTCAAAACCAGAATCAGCCGATCGAGCTATCGCTGAAATGCATAGTAAGAGTATTGGAGGAATTAACCTGCAAGTTCAATTGGCTAGACGGCAACCTCAAATCGAACCAATTAATGATGCTTCTTCGTCGGCAGTTTGGTCGACAATTG CTGCCAGCAAATCCCAGAAAGGTAGCCACAAAGATCGGCGAGAGATGGTTATATACAATGAAGAcctattccaataa